One Candidatus Poribacteria bacterium genomic window carries:
- a CDS encoding class I SAM-dependent methyltransferase has protein sequence MTKQKYFYHEHLADYAELKAKGLMSRGELYGNPDDFREFSSKSFLIETLPLLDLKPDAQVLELGCGTGPVACFLAKLGYQVHGIDVIPDAIDTAKAIAAEHRLDIQYEVLDVCQLPHRGERYQLIIDSFCSQGIVTDPDRDAMFSGIKSRLAKNGYFLMSCCVFEPDREAPETQIIDNATEKVFTRFDQDALWDRDTETCYSRFHPDPFRPGIGPEDYEGTICVNDVWYIHKRCYRSPENLRLELERHGFAVLEQSGEVTENAICVHQDVCPTIS, from the coding sequence ATGACGAAACAAAAATACTTTTACCACGAACATCTTGCAGATTATGCCGAGCTGAAGGCAAAAGGACTCATGTCAAGGGGAGAACTTTATGGAAATCCGGACGATTTCAGAGAGTTCTCCTCCAAATCCTTCTTAATAGAGACCTTGCCACTTTTAGACCTTAAACCAGATGCCCAAGTGCTTGAACTCGGATGTGGGACAGGTCCAGTCGCATGCTTCTTAGCGAAATTGGGCTACCAAGTGCATGGGATTGATGTTATTCCCGATGCTATTGATACAGCGAAAGCGATTGCTGCCGAGCACCGTTTAGATATACAGTATGAGGTGTTAGATGTCTGCCAACTTCCACATAGAGGCGAGCGATACCAGCTCATTATTGATAGTTTCTGCTCGCAAGGCATTGTTACGGATCCAGATCGGGATGCCATGTTTTCAGGAATCAAGTCTCGGCTTGCGAAGAATGGCTACTTTTTGATGAGCTGTTGTGTTTTTGAACCCGATAGAGAAGCCCCTGAAACACAAATTATCGATAACGCAACAGAGAAAGTTTTCACGCGCTTTGACCAGGACGCGCTGTGGGATAGGGATACGGAAACGTGCTACAGTCGATTTCATCCGGACCCTTTCAGACCCGGTATTGGACCCGAAGATTATGAAGGGACGATTTGTGTGAATGATGTTTGGTACATCCATAAGCGGTGTTACCGGTCCCCTGAAAATCTGCGGTTAGAGCTGGAGCGTCATGGGTTCGCTGTTCTTGAACAGAGCGGTGAGGTAACCGAGAATGCTATCTGTGTCCATCAAGATGTCTGTCCCACAATTTCTTAG